From Selenomonas sp. AB3002, one genomic window encodes:
- the purF gene encoding amidophosphoribosyltransferase → MYENDCALKPQWHEECGVYGVYSRTEDVSTMTYLGLYALQHRGQESAGIAITDGAWMDVSRGMGLVNEVFRHQVPHMENQTIAIGHVRYSTTGSSLLANTQPLLVNYARGKIALAHNGNLTNAAAIRADLEEQGTIFQTSIDSEVFVNLIARSRQETIEEKIIESLKQIKGAYCLTIMTESKLIGARDPQGFRPLCLGKTEEGSYILSSESCGLDVVGAEFIRDILPGEMVVIDDEGVKSFPFATEEKKASCVFEYIYFARPDSVIDGQSVHEARFMMGRQLARESGFKGDVVISVPDSGTTAATGFAYESGIPFMEGLIKNRYIGRTFIQPTQKKRDTAVKLKLNAISAAVKGKSVIMVDDSIVRGTTSGKIVKMLKDAGAKEVHMCVSSPPIGYPCYYGIDTSIRKELIAATKSVEEIRQFIGADSLHFLSLEGLKKCMMDVHPEDMCYACFNKAYPIEDGEKPAGNSKYVFEHPKC, encoded by the coding sequence ATGTATGAAAATGACTGCGCATTAAAACCCCAGTGGCATGAGGAATGCGGTGTCTACGGCGTTTATTCACGCACAGAAGACGTATCTACCATGACCTATCTTGGTCTGTATGCCCTGCAGCACCGCGGCCAGGAAAGTGCCGGCATTGCCATTACGGATGGTGCCTGGATGGATGTTTCCCGTGGCATGGGCCTGGTGAACGAAGTTTTCCGCCATCAGGTTCCCCACATGGAGAATCAGACCATTGCCATTGGCCATGTCCGTTATTCCACCACGGGCTCCAGCCTGCTGGCCAACACCCAGCCTTTGCTGGTGAATTACGCCAGAGGCAAGATTGCCCTGGCTCATAACGGCAACCTGACCAATGCTGCTGCTATCCGGGCTGATCTGGAGGAGCAGGGCACCATTTTTCAGACTTCCATTGATTCCGAGGTCTTTGTGAATCTCATTGCCCGCTCCCGTCAGGAGACCATTGAGGAAAAGATCATCGAGAGCCTCAAGCAGATCAAGGGGGCTTACTGCCTTACCATCATGACGGAATCCAAGCTCATCGGGGCTCGTGACCCTCAGGGCTTCCGTCCTCTTTGCCTGGGCAAGACCGAGGAAGGCAGCTATATCCTCTCTTCCGAGAGCTGCGGTCTGGACGTGGTGGGGGCGGAGTTTATCCGCGATATCCTGCCCGGAGAGATGGTGGTAATCGATGATGAAGGGGTGAAATCCTTCCCCTTTGCCACCGAGGAGAAGAAAGCGTCCTGCGTTTTTGAATACATCTACTTTGCCCGTCCTGATTCTGTCATTGACGGCCAGAGCGTACACGAAGCCCGTTTCATGATGGGCAGGCAGCTGGCCAGGGAGTCCGGTTTCAAGGGTGATGTGGTCATCTCCGTGCCCGATTCCGGCACCACGGCTGCCACGGGCTTTGCCTACGAGTCAGGCATTCCCTTCATGGAAGGGCTCATCAAGAACCGCTATATCGGCCGCACCTTTATCCAGCCCACCCAGAAGAAGCGCGATACGGCAGTGAAGCTGAAGCTCAACGCCATCAGCGCTGCTGTGAAGGGCAAGTCCGTCATCATGGTGGACGACAGCATCGTGCGCGGCACCACCAGCGGCAAGATCGTGAAAATGCTGAAGGATGCGGGAGCAAAAGAAGTGCACATGTGCGTTTCCAGTCCTCCCATTGGTTATCCCTGTTACTATGGCATAGATACTTCCATTCGCAAGGAACTCATCGCCGCCACCAAGAGCGTGGAGGAGATCCGCCAGTTCATTGGCGCCGATTCCCTGCATTTCCTTTCCCTGGAGGGGTTGAAGAAGTGCATGATGGATGTGCATCCTGAGGATATGTGCTATGCCTGCTTCAACAAGGCTTATCCCATTGAAGATGGGGAAAAGCCCGCTGGCAACAGCAAATATGTCTTTGAGCATCCCAAGTGCTGA
- the purE gene encoding 5-(carboxyamino)imidazole ribonucleotide mutase, with translation MKTAILMGSDSDWPILKPAVEVLKQFGIEPVVEVASAHRTPDKVRNFVTKAVEDGVGVFIVAAGAAAHLAGVVASYTTRPVIGVPINATPLNGMDALLSTVQMPSGVPVATMAVNGAKNAAILAVEIFSVADAALQQKLADYREEMVQGVEKKAARVAAQL, from the coding sequence GTGAAGACAGCTATTCTGATGGGCAGTGATTCCGACTGGCCAATCCTGAAGCCTGCAGTAGAGGTTCTGAAGCAGTTTGGCATTGAGCCCGTGGTGGAAGTAGCATCTGCCCACCGCACCCCGGACAAGGTCCGCAATTTCGTCACCAAGGCTGTCGAGGACGGCGTAGGTGTGTTCATTGTGGCGGCAGGAGCGGCTGCCCATCTGGCCGGAGTGGTGGCAAGCTATACCACCAGGCCTGTTATTGGTGTGCCCATCAATGCTACTCCTCTGAACGGCATGGATGCCCTGCTTTCCACTGTGCAGATGCCCTCTGGCGTGCCGGTAGCGACTATGGCAGTCAATGGCGCCAAGAATGCAGCTATCCTGGCAGTGGAGATTTTTTCTGTGGCTGATGCCGCCCTCCAGCAGAAGCTGGCTGATTATCGCGAGGAAATGGTACAAGGTGTAGAGAAGAAGGCAGCCCGTGTAGCTGCACAGCTTTAA
- a CDS encoding phosphoribosylaminoimidazolesuccinocarboxamide synthase, translating to MKEYKPFKSGKVREIYDLDDSLVLVATDRISAFDHILENDITDKGAILTQMSRFWFDFTSDILPNHVLSTDTADLPEFFQKDEFQGRTTKCRKLKMIPMECIVRGYITGSGWESYQENGTVCGIKLPAGLKESQQLPEPIFTPSTKAELGDHDENVTLEQGAACVEKVFPGHGQEYVEKIRDYTIAIYKKCAEYAKSKGIIIADTKFEFGVDEEGNIVIGDEMLTPDSSRFWPLEGYEAGHGQPSYDKQFVRDWLKANPDKGYKLPQDIIDKTIAKYKEAYKMLTGKDFN from the coding sequence ATGAAAGAGTACAAACCGTTCAAATCCGGCAAGGTCCGCGAAATCTATGACCTGGATGATAGCCTGGTATTGGTGGCCACTGACCGCATTTCGGCCTTTGACCATATCCTTGAGAACGATATTACGGACAAGGGTGCTATCCTCACCCAGATGTCCAGGTTCTGGTTTGATTTCACCAGCGATATCCTGCCGAACCATGTGCTTTCCACGGACACGGCAGATTTGCCGGAGTTCTTCCAGAAGGATGAGTTCCAGGGACGCACTACCAAGTGCCGGAAACTCAAGATGATTCCCATGGAATGCATTGTGCGTGGCTACATCACCGGCAGCGGCTGGGAAAGCTATCAGGAAAACGGCACTGTCTGCGGTATCAAGCTGCCTGCCGGTCTCAAAGAGTCCCAGCAGCTTCCTGAGCCCATTTTCACCCCCAGCACCAAGGCTGAACTGGGTGACCATGACGAGAACGTAACCCTGGAGCAGGGCGCAGCCTGCGTAGAGAAAGTCTTCCCCGGCCATGGTCAGGAATATGTGGAGAAAATCCGCGACTACACCATTGCCATCTACAAGAAGTGCGCCGAGTACGCCAAGTCCAAGGGCATCATCATCGCTGATACCAAGTTTGAGTTCGGCGTGGACGAGGAGGGCAACATCGTCATTGGTGACGAGATGCTGACTCCCGACAGCTCCCGTTTCTGGCCTCTTGAAGGCTATGAAGCAGGCCATGGACAGCCTTCCTATGACAAGCAGTTCGTTCGTGACTGGCTGAAGGCTAATCCTGACAAGGGCTATAAGCTTCCCCAGGACATCATTGACAAAACTATTGCCAAGTACAAGGAAGCCTATAAGATGCTGACTGGCAAGGATTTCAACTGA
- a CDS encoding rubredoxin, producing the protein MKVWVCSVCGWIYDEAKGDADYDLAPGVKFEDLPEDFVCPLCGVGKDQFEEQ; encoded by the coding sequence ATGAAGGTATGGGTTTGCTCAGTATGCGGCTGGATTTACGATGAGGCAAAGGGAGATGCGGATTACGACCTGGCTCCCGGCGTGAAGTTCGAGGATTTGCCGGAGGATTTTGTCTGCCCCTTGTGCGGCGTAGGCAAGGATCAGTTTGAAGAACAGTAG
- a CDS encoding PHP domain-containing protein, with amino-acid sequence MEKIIDLHVHSYISDGSYSPAGLAELAKERGVAAFALTDHDSMLGCQEAAEAAASCGVGFINGMELSADFESHKVHIVCLGFDPEHPSFRKLYQKVRGIKEARIPEMIDFVRDKGIDISLEKVRPFARGNVDRYALMRFMVSLHMYERAQPIWDNFLDPAARELGINVNITAEEALPLLHEAGAVTSLAHFHKAIGLKGLERHEQEQAILRLHEMGLDGMERFYPNYTAEDEAFAAYMIDKYSLLPTGGTDFHGTNRPGIELGTGIEGRMQVPYSYFEQITALTRQE; translated from the coding sequence TTGGAGAAGATAATTGACCTGCATGTGCATTCCTATATTTCAGATGGCAGCTACAGCCCCGCAGGGCTGGCTGAGCTGGCAAAAGAGCGGGGGGTGGCGGCCTTTGCCCTGACGGACCACGACAGCATGCTGGGGTGCCAGGAGGCGGCTGAGGCTGCTGCTTCCTGCGGTGTGGGCTTTATCAACGGCATGGAGCTCAGCGCTGATTTTGAGAGCCATAAGGTGCATATCGTGTGCCTGGGCTTTGACCCTGAGCACCCTTCCTTCCGAAAACTCTATCAGAAAGTGCGCGGCATCAAGGAAGCCAGGATTCCTGAGATGATAGATTTTGTCCGGGATAAGGGCATTGACATTTCCCTGGAGAAAGTGCGTCCCTTTGCCAGAGGCAATGTGGACAGGTATGCCCTCATGCGCTTCATGGTATCTCTGCACATGTATGAAAGGGCCCAGCCCATCTGGGACAATTTCCTTGACCCTGCTGCCAGGGAACTGGGGATAAATGTCAATATCACTGCTGAGGAAGCCCTGCCTTTGCTTCACGAAGCAGGGGCAGTTACGTCCCTGGCTCATTTCCATAAGGCTATCGGTCTAAAGGGGCTTGAACGCCACGAGCAGGAGCAGGCTATCCTGCGCCTGCATGAGATGGGGCTGGACGGCATGGAGCGTTTTTATCCCAACTACACCGCCGAGGACGAGGCTTTTGCCGCCTATATGATAGACAAGTACAGCCTGCTGCCCACCGGCGGCACGGACTTCCATGGCACGAACCGCCCCGGCATTGAACTGGGAACAGGGATTGAGGGCAGGATGCAGGTGCCTTATAGTTATTTTGAGCAGATAACTGCCCTGACCAGGCAGGAATAA
- the uvrC gene encoding excinuclease ABC subunit UvrC produces MTEIVEEKLKLLPDSPGVYLMKNEQGRIIYVGKAVVLKNRVRQYFQSNKNHSPKVRAMVSHIADFETIMTGTEVEALILECNLIKKHRPHYNISLKDDKSYPYVKVTVQEEFPRVFITRRLTRDGSRYFGPYTNATAVKDSLKLLRRLFPLRTCKHLQDRPCLEFHIKRCLAPCVGNVSEEDYRVMIKAVLLFLEGRTDEVEKELTFRMEKAAEDYNFELAARLRDQLLAVQKVAEKQNIITGAGDQDAIGLARSEMGVCVEIFFIRSGKMIGREHFLLGGSEEEKDEDILLAFMQQYYHRAAFVPREILLPLEIPAEEQLLLEEWLTEKKGKAQVHLIRPQRGTKRDIVSMAASNAEKYLQDEAAKLKQANEQTMGAVRELGQYLGLSKLPNRMECFDISHIQGSETVASMVVFEGGLPKKEDYRRFKIQSTEGKPDDFLSMREVTTRRYVGLPEEELPDLIVIDGGKGQLSSALEIIRQQAGHLQVPVVGLAKQFELVFREGESEPVVLPRHSQALYLIQRIRDEAHRFAITYHRKLRGKRNMVSVLDHIVGIGPKRRQALWAHFGSLAKIKAAGVEELASAPGMNRPAAEAVHNFFLMQQKLIEGKGKDNQVGEDN; encoded by the coding sequence ATGACTGAAATAGTGGAAGAAAAACTGAAGCTTTTGCCGGACAGCCCCGGGGTCTACCTTATGAAGAACGAACAGGGCAGGATTATCTATGTAGGCAAGGCCGTGGTGCTGAAGAACAGGGTACGGCAGTATTTCCAGAGCAATAAGAACCACTCTCCCAAGGTGCGGGCCATGGTATCCCATATTGCGGATTTTGAGACCATCATGACCGGCACTGAGGTGGAGGCTCTGATCCTGGAATGCAACCTCATCAAGAAGCACCGCCCCCATTACAATATCAGCCTCAAGGATGACAAAAGCTATCCCTATGTGAAGGTCACGGTGCAGGAGGAGTTTCCCCGTGTTTTCATCACCCGCCGGCTGACCAGGGATGGCTCCCGCTATTTCGGTCCCTATACCAATGCCACGGCTGTGAAGGACAGCCTGAAGCTTTTGCGCAGGCTGTTTCCCCTGCGTACCTGCAAGCACCTGCAGGACAGGCCCTGTTTGGAATTCCATATCAAGCGCTGCCTGGCTCCCTGTGTGGGAAACGTCTCTGAAGAAGACTATCGGGTTATGATCAAGGCGGTGCTGCTGTTTTTGGAAGGCCGCACGGATGAGGTGGAAAAGGAGCTCACTTTCCGCATGGAAAAGGCAGCAGAGGATTATAATTTCGAGCTGGCTGCCAGGCTGCGCGACCAGCTGCTGGCTGTGCAGAAGGTGGCGGAAAAGCAGAATATCATCACGGGGGCGGGGGACCAGGATGCCATCGGACTGGCCCGCTCTGAAATGGGTGTCTGCGTGGAGATTTTCTTCATACGCAGCGGCAAGATGATAGGCCGGGAGCATTTCCTGCTGGGAGGCAGCGAGGAAGAAAAGGATGAAGATATACTGCTGGCTTTCATGCAGCAGTATTATCATAGAGCTGCCTTCGTGCCGCGGGAGATACTGCTTCCTTTGGAGATTCCTGCTGAGGAGCAGCTGCTGCTGGAAGAATGGCTGACGGAGAAGAAGGGCAAGGCCCAGGTGCATCTTATCCGTCCCCAGCGCGGCACCAAGCGGGACATCGTCTCCATGGCCGCCAGCAATGCCGAGAAATACCTGCAGGACGAGGCAGCCAAGCTCAAGCAGGCCAATGAGCAGACCATGGGAGCGGTGCGGGAACTGGGGCAGTACCTGGGATTGTCGAAGCTGCCCAACCGCATGGAATGTTTCGATATTTCCCATATACAGGGCTCCGAAACTGTGGCTTCCATGGTGGTCTTCGAAGGCGGGCTGCCCAAAAAGGAGGACTACCGCCGCTTCAAGATCCAGAGCACCGAAGGCAAGCCTGATGACTTCCTTTCCATGAGGGAGGTCACCACCCGCCGTTATGTGGGGCTGCCAGAGGAAGAACTGCCGGATCTTATCGTCATTGACGGCGGCAAGGGACAGCTTTCCTCTGCTTTGGAAATCATCAGGCAGCAGGCAGGGCATCTGCAGGTGCCGGTGGTAGGTCTGGCCAAGCAGTTTGAACTGGTATTCAGGGAAGGTGAGAGCGAACCCGTGGTGCTGCCGCGGCACAGCCAGGCACTCTACCTTATCCAGCGCATCCGTGATGAAGCTCACCGCTTTGCCATCACTTATCACAGGAAACTTCGAGGCAAGCGCAATATGGTGTCTGTGCTGGACCATATCGTAGGCATCGGCCCCAAGCGCAGGCAGGCCCTTTGGGCTCATTTCGGCAGTTTGGCAAAAATCAAGGCGGCGGGAGTGGAGGAACTGGCCTCTGCTCCCGGCATGAACAGGCCTGCAGCAGAGGCCGTGCATAATTTTTTCCTCATGCAGCAGAAGCTGATAGAGGGCAAGGGAAAGGACAATCAAGTTGGAGAAGATAATTGA
- the queA gene encoding tRNA preQ1(34) S-adenosylmethionine ribosyltransferase-isomerase QueA: protein MLLSDFDYDLPEERIAQTPIEPRNASRLMVLNPQDKSIQHKHFYDLKEFLVPGDTLIFNDTRVLPARLIGHRAQTGGKVEVFLLRRIDATHWETLVKPGKKARPGNEIEFSEELSCVVTDHTDFGGRIVEFKFDGIFEEILDRLGETPLPPYIHEKLEDKERYQTVYNREEGSAAAPTAGLHFTKEQMQELKDMGINLGFVTLHVGLGTFRPVSTEKIEEHEMHKEYYSIPQETADLIKQTKEAGHRVIAVGTTSIRTLESAATAKNEIAGKSGWTQIFIYPGYDFKIVDAIITNFHLPKSTLIMLISAFANRKFILEAYKTAVEDKYRFFSFGDAMFISGPQTEADRERDVAELREK from the coding sequence ATGTTATTATCAGATTTTGACTACGACCTGCCGGAAGAGCGCATTGCCCAGACTCCCATAGAGCCACGCAATGCCTCCCGGCTCATGGTACTGAACCCTCAGGATAAATCTATCCAGCATAAGCATTTCTACGACCTCAAGGAATTTTTGGTGCCCGGTGATACCCTTATCTTCAATGACACCCGCGTGCTGCCTGCTCGCCTGATTGGCCATCGTGCCCAGACTGGGGGCAAGGTGGAGGTCTTCCTGCTGCGCCGCATAGATGCCACCCATTGGGAAACTCTGGTGAAGCCCGGCAAGAAGGCCCGCCCCGGCAACGAGATTGAATTCAGTGAGGAACTTTCCTGCGTGGTTACTGACCATACGGACTTCGGCGGCCGCATTGTGGAATTCAAGTTTGACGGCATTTTTGAAGAGATCCTTGACAGGCTGGGAGAGACTCCTCTGCCGCCCTATATCCATGAGAAGCTGGAGGATAAGGAACGCTACCAGACGGTTTACAATCGTGAGGAGGGTTCCGCTGCCGCTCCCACGGCAGGCCTGCACTTCACCAAGGAACAGATGCAGGAACTGAAGGACATGGGCATCAACCTGGGCTTTGTGACCCTTCATGTAGGTCTGGGCACTTTCCGTCCCGTCAGCACGGAAAAAATCGAAGAACATGAGATGCACAAGGAATATTATTCCATTCCCCAGGAGACAGCAGACCTGATCAAGCAGACCAAGGAAGCTGGGCACCGTGTCATCGCCGTGGGCACTACTTCTATCCGCACCCTGGAATCTGCCGCCACGGCCAAAAATGAGATTGCAGGCAAGAGCGGCTGGACCCAGATCTTCATCTATCCCGGCTATGACTTCAAGATCGTAGACGCTATCATCACCAATTTCCACCTGCCCAAGTCCACTTTGATTATGCTGATAAGTGCTTTTGCGAACCGCAAATTTATTTTGGAGGCTTACAAGACGGCAGTGGAAGATAAATACCGGTTCTTCTCTTTTGGTGATGCAATGTTCATATCCGGACCTCAGACTGAAGCAGATCGGGAAAGAGACGTTGCAGAACTAAGGGAAAAGTAA
- a CDS encoding SpoIID/LytB domain-containing protein has translation MKKNVLALACLFSCFALTPAEAAWQPQLSIGLIDGQEALTLKLPCKSQVFEGNAKKPALTLPAGSQLSITHGGSHFSVNGKKLKNNGEGLFIKAAPDVKDYVFTLSQKDYRGTAKIMVRHGKLALINVVDTEDYLKGVVPEEMPTDWPAEALKAQAIAARTYALENRKRHEGEGFDLCANNHCQQYLGRKSEKAAADKAIEATVGEVLTYQGQLIDALFHTDSGGMTENSEDVWGSKLPYLRAVEEKEKYTKPWKNTFTAERVASLAGKSSHKDIGDLKRIELSSLKIGQSSKDRTVSGRVKQVVFVGSKGRAAVSGNDLRSLLGLRSTMFDMKMSHKQVTVEGYGWGHGLGLSQWGAKKWAEAGKGYRDILKHYYQHTALKKLY, from the coding sequence ATGAAAAAAAATGTTCTTGCTTTAGCCTGCCTGTTTTCCTGCTTTGCCTTGACGCCTGCAGAGGCGGCCTGGCAGCCACAGCTTTCCATTGGCCTGATAGATGGTCAGGAGGCCCTTACTCTCAAGCTGCCTTGCAAGAGCCAGGTTTTTGAGGGGAATGCGAAAAAACCAGCTTTGACCTTGCCCGCAGGAAGCCAGCTTTCCATTACCCATGGCGGCAGCCATTTTTCAGTCAATGGCAAAAAATTGAAGAATAACGGGGAAGGGCTTTTCATCAAAGCTGCACCTGATGTGAAAGATTATGTTTTTACTTTGAGCCAAAAAGATTACAGAGGAACGGCCAAAATCATGGTCAGGCACGGCAAGCTGGCCCTCATCAATGTGGTGGATACGGAAGATTATCTGAAGGGGGTAGTTCCCGAGGAAATGCCCACTGACTGGCCCGCCGAGGCTTTGAAAGCCCAGGCAATAGCGGCTCGCACTTATGCTTTGGAAAATCGCAAGCGCCATGAGGGGGAGGGCTTTGACCTCTGCGCCAATAACCACTGCCAGCAGTATCTGGGCCGGAAGTCGGAAAAGGCGGCTGCCGATAAGGCCATTGAAGCTACGGTAGGGGAAGTGCTGACTTATCAAGGCCAGCTCATTGATGCTCTTTTCCATACTGATTCCGGCGGCATGACGGAAAACAGCGAAGATGTCTGGGGCAGCAAACTGCCCTATCTCCGGGCAGTGGAGGAGAAGGAGAAGTATACCAAGCCCTGGAAGAATACCTTCACAGCTGAGCGTGTGGCTTCCCTGGCTGGCAAGAGCAGCCATAAGGACATAGGCGACTTGAAGAGAATAGAGCTGTCCAGCCTCAAGATAGGCCAGAGCAGCAAGGACCGCACCGTTTCCGGCAGGGTAAAGCAGGTGGTCTTCGTGGGCAGCAAGGGCAGGGCCGCAGTCAGCGGCAATGACCTGCGCAGCCTGCTGGGGCTGCGCAGCACCATGTTCGATATGAAGATGAGCCACAAGCAGGTCACGGTAGAAGGATATGGCTGGGGCCACGGCCTGGGACTTTCCCAATGGGGAGCAAAGAAATGGGCAGAAGCGGGAAAGGGTTATCGGGATATACTGAAGCATTACTATCAGCATACGGCGCTGAAAAAACTATACTGA
- a CDS encoding epoxyqueuosine reductase QueH, with the protein MRLLLHMCCGPCSCYPVKKLREEGIEPVGYFFNPNIHPYKEWEMRLKAAKEFAEKVQLEIHTDEEYRLRDFLKRALIAETEPNGRCTMCYTWRLEQAAKFAAEQGFEAFTSTLFYSIYQQHDLMRRTAEHFADVYGVKFYYEDFRPGWQEGIDISQELELYRQPYCGCIFSEEERYSKAIRKARKKENKAKKRARLEAAAALGEGGAL; encoded by the coding sequence ATGAGGCTTCTCCTGCATATGTGCTGCGGTCCCTGTTCCTGCTATCCCGTGAAGAAGCTGCGGGAAGAGGGCATTGAGCCCGTAGGCTATTTCTTCAACCCCAATATCCACCCCTACAAAGAGTGGGAAATGCGCTTGAAGGCCGCCAAAGAGTTTGCGGAAAAAGTGCAGCTGGAAATCCATACAGACGAGGAATACCGCCTGCGTGACTTCCTGAAAAGGGCGCTGATAGCGGAAACGGAGCCCAACGGGCGCTGTACCATGTGCTACACCTGGCGTCTGGAGCAGGCTGCCAAATTTGCCGCAGAGCAGGGCTTTGAAGCCTTTACCTCCACGCTTTTTTACAGCATTTACCAGCAGCATGACCTCATGCGCCGCACAGCAGAGCATTTTGCCGATGTCTACGGCGTGAAATTCTATTATGAGGATTTCCGTCCCGGCTGGCAGGAGGGCATTGACATCAGCCAGGAACTGGAGCTTTACCGCCAGCCCTACTGCGGCTGCATTTTTTCTGAAGAAGAGAGATATTCCAAGGCTATCCGCAAGGCACGGAAAAAGGAAAACAAGGCCAAAAAACGTGCCCGGCTGGAAGCCGCTGCTGCTTTGGGAGAAGGAGGAGCCTTATGA
- the ruvB gene encoding Holliday junction branch migration DNA helicase RuvB: MSLEDSRIVSMGEQMADDWQYSLRPRKLSEYIGQDKAKNNLDIFIRAALNRGDALDHVLLYGPPGLGKTTLAGIIANELGVNFRQTSGPAIEKQGDLAALLTNLQERDVLFIDEIHRLSRSVEEVLYSAMEDYALDIIIGKGPSARSIRLDIAPFTLIGATTKAGALAPPLRDRFGVISRLEYYTPDSLVHIVKRAAEILEIPIEDQGALEIARRSRGTPRIANRLLKRVRDVAQIEGQGIITDEIADKALRMLEVDEVGLDHTDRRMLNTMIRKFAGGPVGLDTLAAAISETTDTIEDVYEPFLIQLGFINRTPRGRVVTRAGYEHLGIPYPTD, encoded by the coding sequence ATGAGCCTGGAGGACAGCCGCATCGTCTCCATGGGGGAGCAGATGGCAGACGACTGGCAGTACAGCCTGCGCCCCCGGAAGCTCAGTGAATACATAGGCCAGGACAAGGCCAAGAACAATCTGGATATTTTCATCAGGGCAGCCCTGAACCGTGGGGATGCCCTGGACCATGTGCTGCTCTATGGCCCCCCGGGACTGGGCAAGACTACCCTGGCCGGCATCATCGCCAATGAGCTGGGGGTCAATTTCCGCCAGACCTCCGGTCCCGCCATCGAGAAACAGGGGGACCTGGCAGCGCTGCTTACCAATCTGCAGGAACGAGATGTGCTTTTTATCGATGAGATCCACAGGCTTTCCCGCAGTGTGGAAGAGGTGTTGTACTCCGCCATGGAGGACTATGCCCTGGATATCATCATCGGCAAGGGGCCAAGTGCCCGCTCTATCCGGCTGGATATTGCCCCCTTCACCCTGATAGGGGCTACCACCAAGGCAGGAGCCCTGGCACCTCCTCTCCGGGACCGCTTCGGTGTCATTTCCCGTTTGGAATACTATACGCCGGATTCACTGGTGCATATTGTGAAGCGGGCCGCTGAGATTTTGGAGATTCCCATCGAGGACCAGGGGGCGCTGGAAATAGCCCGCCGTTCCCGCGGCACCCCCCGCATTGCCAACCGCCTGCTGAAGCGGGTCCGTGATGTGGCGCAGATAGAGGGGCAGGGCATCATCACCGATGAGATTGCGGACAAGGCCCTGCGCATGCTGGAAGTGGATGAGGTGGGACTTGACCACACAGACAGGCGCATGCTGAATACCATGATCAGGAAATTCGCTGGCGGTCCTGTGGGTCTGGATACCCTGGCTGCTGCCATCAGCGAGACTACGGATACCATCGAAGACGTATACGAGCCCTTCCTTATCCAGCTGGGTTTTATCAACCGTACACCCAGGGGGCGTGTAGTCACCCGGGCAGGGTATGAACATTTGGGGATTCCCTATCCCACAGATTAA
- the ruvA gene encoding Holliday junction branch migration protein RuvA — translation MIGYLRGKVAYLMADHAFLDVHGVGYRLFISEATRRELRLNEEAQLFTYLSVREDALQLYGFATQREYDTFQLLISVSGIGPKVALGILSHITLDGLSRAIQNKQLTILTKLPGIGKKSAERLVLELKDKLSFTGDEAEELLLVSEDEVADDKVAEAQAALISLGYTQAEITPALKQAARGKDSAEIIKLALKFLSRA, via the coding sequence ATGATTGGTTATTTACGAGGCAAAGTTGCATACCTTATGGCAGACCATGCCTTCCTGGATGTACATGGCGTGGGATATCGGCTCTTTATCTCTGAAGCTACCCGCAGGGAATTGCGGCTGAATGAGGAAGCACAGCTTTTCACTTATTTAAGCGTCAGGGAAGATGCTTTGCAGCTTTATGGCTTTGCTACCCAAAGGGAATACGACACCTTTCAGCTCCTGATTTCCGTTTCAGGCATTGGTCCCAAAGTAGCCCTGGGAATACTGTCCCACATTACACTGGACGGCCTCAGCCGGGCTATCCAAAACAAGCAGCTCACCATTCTTACCAAGCTGCCTGGCATCGGCAAGAAATCAGCAGAAAGGCTGGTGCTGGAGCTGAAGGACAAGCTTTCCTTCACGGGCGACGAAGCAGAGGAACTGCTGCTGGTCAGCGAGGATGAGGTGGCGGATGACAAGGTGGCAGAAGCCCAGGCGGCCCTGATTTCTCTGGGTTATACTCAGGCGGAGATCACTCCGGCCCTGAAACAGGCCGCCAGAGGCAAGGATTCTGCCGAGATCATCAAGCTGGCCCTTAAATTCTTGAGCAGAGCCTAA